Below is a genomic region from Argonema galeatum A003/A1.
ACTCCGGTGTCATCTGGGCAAAGGTGAGCCGCTGCTCTGGAACGTAAAAAATTGGGTCGTAGCCAAAGCCGCCTGTGCCGCGCGGAGCGCGGAGAATTTCGCCAAAGCATATCCCTTCTGTTTCCAGCGCAATTGAACCATCTGGACGAGCTAGAGCTACGGCACAGACAAACTGAGCTTCCCGATTCAGTTCGTTACCCAATTCAAAGAGTAACCGTTCAATTCGCTCGGCGTCTGTTTTGCCATAACGAGCAGAGTAGATACCCGGTGCGCCATTTAAGGCATCGACTGATAAACCGGAATCATCTGCTATAGCCCATTCTCCTGTTGTTATTGCCACCTGGGACGCCTTGAGGCAAGCATTTGCCATAAAAGTGTCTCCCGTCTCCTCAATCTCCAGATCGTCTGGCTTAAGCGTCAATTCCCATTCCAAACCAGCCAAATATTCCTGCATTTCCCGCAGTTTACCTGGATTTCCCGTAGCTACTACCAACAAAGTCATAAACCAAAATCTCAGACTGAATTTGCCCAGTTTTTAGCCCAGTTTAATCTTTGATGCACTTCCTCTAAATTGGCAGCTTCGCAATAAAGACGGAGGACAGGTTCTGTACCGCTGAAGCGAATCATCAACCAACTGCGATCGGCTAAACGAAATTTATAACCATCAATGGTGTTGCAATCAACAACATTTTGTCCGGCAATTTCCGTTAAAGGGCGATTTTTTAGCTGTTCGAGAAGGCGCGATCGCACGTCCATGCTCGCGAGCGGCAAATCGATGCGATCGTATGCAGAAAAAAAGTTTGTTTGTGACTGCAATCTATGATATAGGTCGCTCAAATCCATGCCAGATTGAACAACAGCTTCTAGCACGTATAGCGCTGACAATAAAGCATCCCGCTCTGGTATGTGAGTTCCATAGCCAATTCCCCCAGACTCTTCACCACCTAACAAGACTTTAGCTTCTAACATCCGATCGGCGATATATTTGTAGCCAACTGCCGTTTCAAATACGGGCAAATTATACAGCGATGCTACGAGAGGAATTAAGTCAGAACCGCTAACGGTTTTGACTACTTCGCCGCTCCAACCTCGTCGGGTTGCGAGGTGTTCGAGCAATATCGGTATTAATATTTGGGAACTAAGGAAGTTACCTTGTCCATCGACGGCGGCGATGCGATCGCTATCTCCATCAAATACAAACCCGATCGACAAACCATTCTTATCGTTACGGCGATGAGTCCGCATCAAGCGGAACATCTGGGAAAGGTAACGCGCCAGGGGTTCTGGCGCACCGCCACCAAACAGCGGGTCGCGATCGCTGTTAATTTCTTGGATAGGTAAACCCAGCAATTGTCCCAGTCCACCAGCAGCAGCACCGTGCATCACGTCAGCAAAGACAGTTATCTTATTTTGGGCTAGAGCATCCTTAATTCGATCGATATCCACCTTAGCTCTTAACCCTTCACAGTAGCTGGGCCAAGGATTGAACATTTCTAGACTACCTGGCGTCGCCGCCGACGGCAACTCAGAAGTCAACAATGCTTCAATCTGCTGCGTCACTTCCGGGGGAACCGACCCCCCAAAAGCACTCTTGACTTTCAAACCCAAATATGAGCCGGGATTGTGGCTGGCTGTCATCACCAATGCACCCAAGGCGTTAAGTTGTTTGGCGGCCCAACTAAAAGCCGGAGTGGGAGCGTAGCATTCTGATAGCAGTACATCAAAACCAGCCGCACGGACTGCTTCCGCCGCTTTGCGGGCAAAAGTTTCTGCTAAAAAGCGACGATCGTAACCGACGATAATCCTACGGTTTGCCGTCGTCTCGCCATAGACTTTCGCTAAGACTTGTGCAGCAACAGGTGCTACTAAAGCCACGCGATCGAACGTAAAGTCTGCTGCAATGATGCCCCGCCAGCCATCTGTACCAAATTTAATGGGATTAACGGCGATCGGCTCATAGGAAGGGTGAACCATAAATCTGCCTCGCTAGGGACTCACACACCAACTTTTCGAGTGTATCCAATTGAGACTCCTCGCGCTATAAGCTTTCTTTCTTCGGTGTAGCATCACCAAGAGGAATTAGGGGGACCAACCATTGGAACCTCACCCCCCTGCCCCCCTCTCCGACCTCGGAGAGGGGGGGGAGAAGGGAGAAATACCCCCCCTCCGACCTCGGAGAAGGGAGAAATACCCCCCTCCCTGTGGACGGGGAGGGGTTAGGGGAGGGGTTCCACTGTCCCCCTCTCCGACCTCAGAGAGGGGGGGGAGAAGGGAGAAATACCCCCCTCCCTGTGGACGGGGAGGGGTTAGGGGTATTTCTCCCCCCTCCCTGTGGACGGGGAGGGGTTAGGGGAGGGGTTCCACTGTCCCGGTTTAGACTGGTAGCCAGAATTAGCAGTAGCGATCGCACTCACCAAGGTAGGGCAGTCTTCTGTAAGATCGGAAATCGGTGCTATAGCTTAAGCTTAGTGTGGCTAGTGCGCTCAAAGAATAGTTCCCAGCAAAAGAAAAGAAGACTTTTATATGTCTCAAGAGCGTCTGTTAACAGGGATATCTGGTCTAGATGAGCTGCTTGATGGCGGTCTGATTCCAGGGCGAGCCTATTTAGTGCGGGGTGGCCCTGGCTCAGGCAAGACTACCTTGGGATTGCACTTTCTTGCTTCTGGCGTTGCCAATGGCGAAAAAACGCTCTATATCACATTAGGAGAACCGGCAGAGCAAATCCGCACCAATGCTGAAGCTCTCGGTTTTGACCAAAAAAATATTAGTTTTCTCGATCTCAGCCCCACATCGGAATTTTTCACCGATATTCAGACCTACGACATTTTCTCACCAGCTGAGGTGGAACGAGAACCAACCACCCAAAAAATTATTGACGAGGTAAAGAGGCTCAAACCGCAGCGGGTATTTCTGGACGCCATGACCCAGTTCCGCTACCTGTCTACAGATACTTTTCAATTCCGCAAACAAGTGCTTTCATTCATGCGCTTTTTAGTGGAACAGAAAATTACTGTACTTTTCACCTCAGAAGGCAGCGAGGCGGCTCCAGATGACGATCTGCAATTTATGAGCGATGGGATCGTTAACCTCAACTACTTGCTTGACAAACGAACCATCTGCATCACCAAGTTTCGGGGATCTGGCTTCCAGGCTGGATATCACTCAATCCGATTGACAAGTATGGGAATGGAGGTTTTCCCGCGTTTGCAACCTGGAACGTACAAGAAGGTGTTTGCGCCTGAATCCGTCTCCTCTGGCA
It encodes:
- the rdgB gene encoding RdgB/HAM1 family non-canonical purine NTP pyrophosphatase, coding for MTLLVVATGNPGKLREMQEYLAGLEWELTLKPDDLEIEETGDTFMANACLKASQVAITTGEWAIADDSGLSVDALNGAPGIYSARYGKTDAERIERLLFELGNELNREAQFVCAVALARPDGSIALETEGICFGEILRAPRGTGGFGYDPIFYVPEQRLTFAQMTPELKRSLSHRGQAFKTLLPQLQMLHNSSCK
- a CDS encoding ATPase domain-containing protein is translated as MSQERLLTGISGLDELLDGGLIPGRAYLVRGGPGSGKTTLGLHFLASGVANGEKTLYITLGEPAEQIRTNAEALGFDQKNISFLDLSPTSEFFTDIQTYDIFSPAEVEREPTTQKIIDEVKRLKPQRVFLDAMTQFRYLSTDTFQFRKQVLSFMRFLVEQKITVLFTSEGSEAAPDDDLQFMSDGIVNLNYLLDKRTICITKFRGSGFQAGYHSIRLTSMGMEVFPRLQPGTYKKVFAPESVSSGIPELDQLLHGGLERGTVTILSGPSGVGKTTIGLQFMKEAAGRGERSVVYSFEEELEIIVRRCQNVNIPAQSMIERGTLSLVKIEPLQFTPDEFAHLVRQQVEQQETSIVMIDSVSGYRLAVRGEDLVSHLHSMCKYLANMGITVILVNQTEAFGGEYRGSEYRISYLADNFIFMRYLERYVDSKLELRKAIGVLKKRLTDFEKSLREIQITRYGIKVGDPISGLRGIFSDLPQMGKATDED
- a CDS encoding phosphoglucomutase/phosphomannomutase family protein, which encodes MVHPSYEPIAVNPIKFGTDGWRGIIAADFTFDRVALVAPVAAQVLAKVYGETTANRRIIVGYDRRFLAETFARKAAEAVRAAGFDVLLSECYAPTPAFSWAAKQLNALGALVMTASHNPGSYLGLKVKSAFGGSVPPEVTQQIEALLTSELPSAATPGSLEMFNPWPSYCEGLRAKVDIDRIKDALAQNKITVFADVMHGAAAGGLGQLLGLPIQEINSDRDPLFGGGAPEPLARYLSQMFRLMRTHRRNDKNGLSIGFVFDGDSDRIAAVDGQGNFLSSQILIPILLEHLATRRGWSGEVVKTVSGSDLIPLVASLYNLPVFETAVGYKYIADRMLEAKVLLGGEESGGIGYGTHIPERDALLSALYVLEAVVQSGMDLSDLYHRLQSQTNFFSAYDRIDLPLASMDVRSRLLEQLKNRPLTEIAGQNVVDCNTIDGYKFRLADRSWLMIRFSGTEPVLRLYCEAANLEEVHQRLNWAKNWANSV